The following proteins are co-located in the Paenibacillus sp. FSL H8-0079 genome:
- a CDS encoding S-layer homology domain-containing protein, which yields MFLRKMTKKVSIFILATSFVSLIGGVAYGEKAHLDIEGHWAEHTFNKWLSEGLIKGYSDQTLKPNNVITRGEFMALVNRQFDFNEVEELHFTDLPSSNWSYLEVQKAVKAGYIQGYKDQTIRTSKPISRQEAAVIVADLLKLPSNEKAALAFKDSPEFTYWSKGAIGATFSKYIITGYTNGSFKPASPITRAEAVVMLDKAISLIKEQEQEQEQETESEDNDNIPSLSIPTASLSLDSNSTSNGSGSPSITTGVKTSTLITTEGVKAVQGISQVATLTITSGADTAGSLRATFTDGVNPVTVDVELNGTEMDSEVAVKVARAFENVLTGWNVNVELASIYFSAVNPTVNNELVKVTLESITTGVVSSGSVITVPGSIYNNSGTAQVATLVIENGATAPGSYNVYFTDGGVPVQKNIYMLGTETAAEVASKIAVAFGTSVAGWGADADGTRVHFTSQTPGTNNENVRIYALEPSGVGAPSSTLEVPGNPATNTSQVIKLRLPNSESDHGPIGVKFTDGVSSWTAYVSMMGSPETGSDLADKIVAAFGSTIPNWIVSSRGSEVIFTAEFPVENNIKAMARLSGLNTGIGMPDSSITSVGTAPLQGTAQVATLVVENGATAPGSYNVYFTDGGVPVQKNIYILGTETAAEVAFKIAVAYGTSVTGWGAEADGTRVHFTSQSPGTNNENVRIYALEPSGVGAPSSTLEVPGNLATNTSQVIKLRLPNSESDHGPIGVKFTDGVSSWTAYVSMMGSPETGSDLADKIAAAFGSTIPNWIVSSRGSDVIFTAEFPAENNIKAMARLSGLNTGIGMPDSTITTVGAPYPTGEAQVATLVIDSGATAAGTITATFTDGSTTILKDIELIGTETAAEVATKIAWAFNTSLVDWNATSNDRNVIFTARAPSDNNPKLSVAIVEATTGIGLVSSSITTPGSETFAGVKQAVSLKIDSGLSEPGIIRVVFRDGTNEVSKRLRLSGTETLNGLAEKIGSAFENSMAGWNVTTMDHNVIFTASTPEDNNSNVSIVVYQE from the coding sequence ATGTTTTTAAGAAAAATGACTAAAAAAGTAAGTATATTTATATTAGCTACAAGTTTTGTATCCTTGATCGGTGGAGTTGCATATGGGGAGAAAGCCCATTTGGATATTGAAGGACATTGGGCAGAACATACTTTTAATAAATGGCTTTCAGAAGGGCTGATTAAAGGATATTCTGACCAAACACTTAAACCCAACAATGTAATTACACGTGGAGAATTTATGGCATTGGTTAATCGTCAGTTCGATTTTAATGAAGTAGAAGAACTACATTTCACAGACTTGCCGTCTTCAAATTGGAGCTATCTAGAAGTGCAAAAAGCGGTAAAAGCAGGTTACATACAAGGTTATAAAGATCAAACTATTCGTACTTCTAAACCGATAAGCCGTCAAGAAGCTGCAGTTATTGTAGCAGACTTACTGAAATTACCTAGTAATGAAAAAGCAGCTTTAGCGTTTAAGGATTCTCCAGAATTTACATATTGGAGTAAGGGTGCCATAGGTGCTACATTCTCAAAATATATCATTACTGGTTATACAAATGGTTCATTCAAACCGGCATCTCCAATTACGCGAGCTGAGGCAGTTGTGATGTTGGATAAAGCGATAAGCTTGATTAAAGAACAAGAACAAGAACAAGAACAAGAAACAGAAAGTGAAGATAACGATAATATACCTTCACTATCTATACCTACTGCGAGTTTAAGTTTAGATTCAAACAGTACATCTAATGGATCCGGTTCACCTTCGATTACTACTGGAGTGAAGACCTCCACATTAATCACCACCGAAGGAGTCAAAGCCGTTCAAGGCATATCTCAAGTTGCCACTCTGACAATTACAAGTGGTGCAGATACGGCAGGTTCATTGCGTGCTACATTTACGGATGGAGTAAATCCAGTGACCGTTGATGTAGAACTCAATGGAACTGAAATGGATTCTGAGGTAGCTGTTAAAGTCGCTAGAGCGTTTGAGAATGTGTTAACAGGATGGAATGTGAATGTTGAGCTCGCAAGCATTTATTTCTCAGCAGTAAATCCAACCGTTAACAACGAACTTGTTAAAGTTACCTTGGAAAGCATAACGACGGGGGTGGTCTCTAGTGGTAGTGTCATTACTGTCCCAGGTAGTATTTATAACAATTCAGGTACAGCTCAAGTAGCAACACTGGTTATAGAGAACGGTGCAACGGCTCCGGGTTCATATAATGTTTATTTTACAGATGGAGGAGTGCCAGTTCAAAAAAATATCTACATGTTGGGAACAGAAACAGCGGCTGAAGTAGCATCTAAAATAGCAGTCGCGTTTGGAACATCCGTAGCGGGTTGGGGTGCAGATGCTGATGGGACTCGAGTACATTTCACATCGCAAACGCCAGGTACTAATAACGAAAATGTTCGAATATACGCTTTGGAACCCTCAGGAGTAGGGGCACCTTCAAGTACACTTGAAGTTCCAGGAAATCCTGCAACCAACACATCCCAAGTAATTAAGCTGCGTCTTCCCAATTCAGAGAGTGATCATGGGCCGATAGGCGTCAAATTCACGGATGGAGTCTCCTCGTGGACAGCCTATGTCTCTATGATGGGAAGTCCTGAAACAGGAAGTGATCTTGCTGACAAGATAGTAGCAGCATTCGGGAGCACGATTCCGAATTGGATCGTTTCTTCACGGGGCTCAGAAGTGATTTTTACAGCCGAGTTTCCAGTAGAGAATAACATAAAAGCTATGGCGAGACTTTCAGGATTAAACACAGGAATTGGTATGCCAGATAGTTCGATTACATCTGTAGGAACAGCGCCATTACAGGGTACAGCTCAAGTAGCAACACTGGTTGTAGAGAACGGTGCAACGGCTCCGGGTTCATATAATGTTTATTTTACAGATGGAGGAGTGCCGGTTCAAAAAAATATCTACATCTTGGGAACAGAAACAGCGGCTGAAGTAGCATTTAAAATAGCAGTCGCGTATGGAACATCCGTAACGGGTTGGGGTGCAGAAGCTGATGGGACTCGAGTACATTTCACATCACAATCGCCAGGTACTAATAACGAAAATGTTCGAATATACGCTTTGGAACCCTCAGGAGTAGGGGCACCTTCAAGTACACTTGAAGTTCCAGGAAATCTTGCGACAAACACATCCCAAGTAATTAAGCTGCGTCTCCCCAATTCAGAGAGTGATCATGGGCCGATAGGCGTCAAATTCACGGATGGAGTCTCCTCGTGGACAGCTTATGTGTCTATGATGGGAAGTCCTGAAACAGGAAGTGATCTTGCTGACAAGATAGCAGCAGCATTCGGGAGCACGATTCCGAATTGGATCGTTTCTTCACGGGGCTCAGATGTAATTTTTACAGCCGAGTTTCCGGCAGAGAATAACATAAAAGCTATGGCGAGACTTTCGGGATTAAACACAGGAATTGGCATGCCAGATAGTACAATAACGACCGTAGGAGCTCCATACCCTACTGGCGAAGCACAAGTGGCTACCTTAGTGATAGATTCAGGGGCTACAGCTGCCGGAACGATTACCGCTACATTTACAGACGGTAGCACAACCATTCTTAAAGATATTGAATTAATAGGTACAGAAACTGCTGCCGAAGTAGCAACGAAGATAGCTTGGGCATTTAACACGTCTTTAGTTGATTGGAACGCTACGTCAAATGATAGAAATGTTATATTTACAGCCCGAGCACCTTCGGATAATAATCCTAAACTATCCGTGGCAATCGTGGAAGCTACAACAGGTATTGGATTGGTATCAAGCTCGATTACTACACCAGGATCGGAGACGTTTGCAGGCGTAAAGCAAGCTGTAAGTTTAAAAATTGATTCTGGCCTCAGCGAGCCAGGGATTATTAGAGTTGTATTTCGAGACGGTACGAATGAAGTTTCCAAACGTTTAAGATTGTCAGGAACAGAGACATTAAATGGACTGGCTGAGAAAATTGGTTCTGCATTTGAGAATTCAATGGCTGGGTGGAATGTCACCACGATGGATCATAATGTCATTTTTACAGCAAGTACGCCAGAAGATAACAATTCTAATGTAAGTATAGTTGTCTATCAGGAGTAA
- a CDS encoding fatty acid desaturase — protein sequence MSRNKEMALKKEVTPYEKNDLRLSIRQLINTLLPLFLLWAAAYFSLSVSYWLTFPIALVASGFVLRTFIIFHDCCHGSFFKSKRANDILGTITGVLTVTPYQQWKAEHSIHHATSSNLDKRGVGDIWVMTVDEYKEASFWGRMFYRIYRNPFVLFCIGPIYVFLLAYRFNRKGARRKERINTHLTTVLIVALYAAMCWLVGWQAFVMVQAPIFFFSGFFGIWLFYVQHQFEETYFEHEDEWSYVKAAVEGSSYYKLPKLLQWISGNIGFHHVHHLSPRVPNYFLEEAHNATPPLQKATTITLRSSLVALRFRLWDEDSKQFISFRQLKSLSRKPYVQPPIRVTNPAGLTEKP from the coding sequence ATGAGCAGAAACAAAGAAATGGCGCTAAAAAAAGAAGTCACCCCTTACGAAAAAAATGATCTCAGATTAAGTATCCGACAGTTAATCAATACATTGCTCCCGCTCTTCTTGCTATGGGCTGCAGCTTACTTTAGCTTATCGGTTTCCTACTGGCTTACCTTCCCGATTGCCCTGGTGGCATCCGGATTTGTACTACGGACATTCATTATCTTCCATGACTGCTGTCATGGCTCATTCTTTAAAAGCAAACGTGCCAACGATATTCTCGGTACCATTACAGGTGTATTAACCGTAACACCTTATCAACAATGGAAAGCCGAGCATTCCATCCATCACGCAACCAGCAGTAATCTCGACAAACGTGGTGTAGGCGATATCTGGGTTATGACCGTTGACGAATACAAAGAAGCTTCCTTTTGGGGTCGTATGTTCTACCGCATTTATCGTAATCCGTTTGTATTGTTTTGTATTGGACCCATCTATGTGTTCCTTCTCGCGTATCGCTTTAACCGCAAAGGCGCAAGACGTAAAGAACGTATTAATACTCATTTGACTACGGTATTGATCGTTGCGCTATATGCTGCCATGTGTTGGTTAGTTGGCTGGCAAGCTTTTGTTATGGTGCAAGCACCTATATTCTTCTTCTCCGGTTTCTTCGGAATTTGGTTGTTCTACGTTCAGCATCAGTTTGAAGAAACGTACTTTGAACATGAAGATGAATGGAGTTATGTAAAAGCAGCGGTTGAAGGCAGTTCTTATTACAAATTGCCAAAATTATTGCAATGGATCAGTGGTAACATCGGGTTCCATCATGTTCATCACTTGAGCCCGCGTGTACCGAACTATTTCCTGGAAGAGGCACATAATGCAACACCGCCTTTGCAAAAAGCAACGACTATTACACTACGTTCCAGTCTGGTTGCCCTGCGCTTCCGCTTATGGGACGAAGATTCCAAACAATTTATTAGTTTCAGACAGCTCAAAAGCTTATCCCGCAAGCCGTATGTTCAACCGCCTATCCGAGTAACCAATCCAGCGGGTCTGACAGAGAAGCCTTAA
- a CDS encoding MFS transporter produces the protein MRSRHMKAYTEKTKADSNDARRVLLKLQGLYLFMGLAGGMFNPYINPILVAQGFSSKETGFIMAFGTLVSIILQPIWGILVDKFKKTRFVLVISLLVPASLAYFYNIQVYIILILIYTLCTIFQVTQIPVADSYAVTAARAANTSYGMIRLFGSIGTGVGGFAAGMYLSQFSIHMLWLPFLMFNVLSAILASTLPRQTSISSSSVTFSVGLARLLRNRTFLLFLTGCFLVNQTLTAFNSFFVISFQMAGGSVTMTGTALLLASITNVPSMLVAAFILRKWGHERTMLFAAGAYMLRWGIQWLWPTPEVMIGVQVLHGLSFGFFYIAAVEYVASVTGREMQATGQSLFNMVFAGLGGIVGNMLNGYLLDSGGPSLMYLSCTISAALGSVILYIVSRQAKEQRRSYSLE, from the coding sequence ATGAGAAGCAGACATATGAAGGCTTACACAGAGAAAACAAAAGCCGATTCCAATGATGCAAGACGTGTTTTACTCAAATTGCAGGGCCTATATCTGTTTATGGGACTTGCGGGAGGAATGTTTAACCCGTACATTAATCCCATATTGGTTGCACAAGGTTTTTCCAGTAAAGAAACCGGATTTATCATGGCGTTTGGCACACTCGTATCTATTATTCTTCAACCTATATGGGGAATTCTGGTAGATAAGTTTAAAAAGACACGGTTCGTACTGGTAATAAGCTTGCTTGTTCCTGCATCGTTAGCGTACTTCTACAATATTCAAGTGTACATTATATTAATATTGATTTATACTTTATGCACTATATTCCAAGTGACTCAGATACCTGTGGCTGACTCCTATGCGGTTACCGCCGCGAGGGCAGCCAATACCTCATATGGCATGATCCGACTCTTCGGCAGCATCGGAACGGGAGTTGGTGGATTCGCAGCAGGGATGTATCTCTCCCAGTTTTCCATTCACATGTTATGGCTGCCATTTCTGATGTTTAACGTTCTGAGCGCCATACTGGCAAGTACACTTCCCCGGCAGACGAGCATATCCTCGTCCTCGGTAACCTTCTCCGTAGGTTTGGCAAGATTGCTCCGAAACCGGACATTCCTTCTATTTCTAACAGGTTGTTTCCTGGTTAACCAAACGCTCACTGCGTTTAACTCCTTTTTCGTTATTTCATTTCAGATGGCTGGCGGTTCTGTGACCATGACAGGTACGGCGCTGTTACTTGCGTCGATTACCAATGTTCCATCCATGTTGGTAGCGGCATTCATACTCCGAAAATGGGGACATGAACGCACGATGTTGTTTGCAGCTGGGGCGTATATGTTACGTTGGGGAATACAATGGTTATGGCCGACACCTGAGGTGATGATTGGCGTTCAGGTGCTGCATGGACTATCCTTCGGATTCTTCTATATCGCAGCAGTGGAATATGTGGCTTCTGTTACGGGACGAGAGATGCAGGCCACAGGACAAAGTCTATTTAACATGGTATTTGCTGGCCTGGGCGGAATTGTTGGTAATATGCTTAACGGATATTTACTCGATTCCGGCGGTCCGTCATTGATGTATCTGTCTTGCACGATCAGTGCGGCACTAGGATCAGTGATTCTGTATATTGTCAGCAGGCAGGCCAAAGAACAGAGAAGATCATACTCATTAGAATAG
- a CDS encoding ROK family transcriptional regulator, producing the protein MAGTPQYIRNLNENLIMDALITQGTMSRADISRQTGLSKPTVSSAVEHLIDRNLVKETGRADNAQGRKATLIRFNETAYYVCGIDLGATRIRIALSDLNGEIIAYRTYPMIVQAANDRAEATMLELLRSHMNALLDENHLNWNQIQCIGFGIPGVVLPDLGRINRIVDPLAGLEQAFSLESLSGAFPCEVILENDVNLAALGEYRTGAAAGCPLFVFFSIGTGTGAGIMVHGQLLRGLGGLTGEIAEMLMEDGRRLEEVLSADGLMQLAKRYLNPHDELLEVADSGVDINADADDLRRHLTPEMLFEAARSGEVEALEILKQYSQMIASALRQISVVLAPELIVLGGGIGGNGDVLLPLLRQNISEQFPVQPQLICSKLGEQAVVTGAVQVAVQQTMLNLQQEAME; encoded by the coding sequence ATGGCTGGCACACCGCAATATATCCGCAATCTGAATGAAAATCTGATTATGGATGCTCTGATAACGCAGGGAACCATGTCCAGAGCGGATATCAGCCGTCAGACCGGACTTAGTAAACCCACGGTGTCGTCGGCGGTCGAACATCTGATTGATCGTAATCTGGTCAAGGAAACGGGGAGAGCCGACAACGCTCAGGGTCGCAAAGCAACGCTCATTCGTTTCAATGAAACGGCTTATTATGTCTGTGGTATAGATCTCGGAGCAACACGCATTCGGATCGCATTATCCGATCTGAATGGAGAGATCATCGCCTATCGAACGTATCCCATGATAGTCCAAGCAGCCAATGACCGAGCAGAAGCGACAATGTTGGAGCTGCTTCGAAGCCATATGAACGCATTGCTTGACGAGAATCATCTGAACTGGAATCAGATTCAGTGCATCGGGTTCGGCATACCGGGTGTAGTACTGCCTGATTTGGGTCGCATTAATCGTATTGTGGACCCGTTAGCGGGTCTGGAACAAGCCTTCTCACTGGAGTCGTTGTCAGGAGCATTTCCCTGTGAAGTAATCCTGGAGAATGATGTGAATCTTGCGGCGCTGGGGGAGTACAGGACTGGTGCAGCAGCAGGTTGTCCTTTGTTTGTTTTTTTCTCCATTGGAACAGGAACGGGCGCTGGCATCATGGTGCATGGTCAACTGCTTCGAGGTCTTGGTGGGTTAACTGGAGAGATTGCGGAGATGCTGATGGAGGATGGTCGTCGTCTGGAGGAAGTGCTGTCAGCCGATGGTCTGATGCAATTGGCGAAACGCTACCTTAATCCACATGATGAACTATTGGAAGTTGCTGATTCGGGTGTGGATATAAATGCAGATGCAGATGATCTTCGGAGACACCTGACTCCCGAGATGTTGTTTGAAGCAGCACGTAGTGGAGAAGTAGAGGCGTTAGAGATTCTAAAGCAGTATAGCCAGATGATTGCTTCAGCTTTGCGTCAGATTAGCGTTGTGCTTGCTCCTGAACTGATTGTACTTGGCGGAGGCATAGGGGGAAACGGGGATGTGTTGTTACCGTTATTGAGACAGAACATATCTGAGCAATTCCCGGTGCAGCCACAGTTAATCTGTTCCAAGCTCGGTGAGCAGGCTGTTGTCACTGGCGCGGTGCAGGTGGCTGTACAACAAACGATGCTAAATCTGCAACAGGAAGCCATGGAATAG
- a CDS encoding ROK family protein: MTESVKNVSNDRQSNQDGTVGGDPSGWIAGIDIGGTKTLMLLSSQQAGSEVHERRLPTLVSDQPDEFFQWLFAELETFCREVGCSLDQLSGAGLGFPGVILQDEGILRSAPAFQWPELDIRPVIAKYYSGNIMLDNDVNMAAMGEYDQGAAQGHQHCVMVTVGTGIGSALILNGQLYSGQNGAAGEIGHFIAGDEGLHTGYVADADSFGVFEQATSGTGITEQARRYFADGKGSDISLIMSLAGEKVEQIEARHVFKAAESGDIAALEILELPMRYMARGLANIIALLNPSIIVIGGGVAASNPSYYLNEVRTRLERYTVLPARLAIAELGNQAGAIGALAAIRSSLARTYQ, from the coding sequence ATGACAGAATCCGTGAAAAATGTAAGTAATGATCGCCAGTCTAATCAGGATGGTACGGTTGGAGGTGATCCATCCGGCTGGATTGCAGGTATTGACATTGGAGGCACCAAAACATTAATGCTCTTGTCATCACAACAGGCTGGAAGTGAAGTTCATGAACGTCGCTTGCCTACGCTTGTCAGTGATCAGCCGGATGAGTTCTTCCAATGGTTATTTGCTGAATTGGAAACATTCTGCCGCGAAGTTGGATGCAGTCTGGATCAACTTTCGGGTGCAGGCTTGGGGTTCCCTGGTGTGATTCTGCAAGATGAGGGAATACTGCGAAGTGCTCCGGCTTTTCAGTGGCCTGAGCTAGATATTCGCCCTGTTATTGCGAAGTATTACAGCGGGAATATCATGTTGGATAATGATGTGAATATGGCTGCAATGGGAGAATATGATCAAGGGGCAGCACAGGGACATCAACACTGTGTCATGGTCACGGTTGGAACAGGCATTGGTTCTGCTCTTATCCTGAATGGACAGCTGTATAGCGGTCAGAATGGAGCAGCAGGCGAGATTGGGCATTTCATTGCCGGAGACGAAGGGCTTCATACCGGTTACGTTGCGGATGCGGATTCCTTTGGTGTATTCGAGCAAGCGACTTCAGGTACGGGAATTACCGAACAGGCGAGGCGTTATTTTGCAGATGGAAAAGGAAGTGATATATCCCTGATCATGAGTCTGGCAGGGGAGAAAGTGGAACAGATCGAAGCCAGACATGTATTCAAAGCAGCTGAATCAGGTGATATTGCTGCACTGGAAATCCTGGAGCTGCCCATGCGTTATATGGCACGAGGCTTGGCGAATATTATAGCTTTACTTAATCCTTCCATAATTGTGATCGGTGGTGGCGTGGCAGCATCCAACCCATCCTATTATCTAAATGAAGTACGTACACGCCTTGAACGATATACTGTTCTGCCTGCACGTTTAGCTATAGCTGAACTAGGGAACCAAGCAGGCGCGATCGGGGCATTGGCTGCAATCAGGTCAAGTCTAGCACGGACGTATCAATAG
- a CDS encoding YitT family protein: MKKRITDILFIMAGAFLFALAVNLFVIPNDLGEGGVTGITIILYYLFEWSPGLMNLILNGILLIVGYRFLDKTTTVYTIIAVVFNSLFLHLTENWTIASDELWINTIFAGVFAGLGIGLIVRVGGTTAGTVILARLANKYLDWNISYGLLFFDLIVAFSSYFIIGPQGLMCTIVLLFVGTKTMEFIIEGLNPKKAVMIISSKQDEIAKQVIEKMDRGVTVLSGHGYYTKNKKEILYIVISKQEVSMLKKIVRAEDEIAFITIHDVRDVFGEGFIELSKT; the protein is encoded by the coding sequence ATGAAGAAACGAATTACGGATATTCTATTTATTATGGCAGGTGCATTTCTGTTTGCACTGGCGGTGAACCTGTTCGTCATCCCGAACGACTTGGGTGAAGGCGGCGTAACGGGTATCACGATTATTTTGTATTACCTGTTTGAATGGTCTCCTGGACTGATGAACTTGATCCTGAACGGTATTTTGTTAATTGTGGGATATCGGTTTCTTGATAAAACGACTACGGTGTATACGATTATTGCGGTCGTATTCAACTCATTGTTCCTGCATCTGACGGAGAACTGGACGATTGCATCGGATGAACTATGGATTAACACCATCTTTGCTGGTGTATTTGCCGGTCTTGGTATTGGCTTAATTGTTAGAGTGGGAGGAACAACGGCGGGGACAGTGATCTTGGCCCGACTTGCCAACAAATATCTGGATTGGAATATCAGTTACGGACTTCTGTTTTTCGATCTGATTGTGGCCTTTTCTTCATACTTCATCATTGGACCACAAGGGTTAATGTGTACCATTGTCTTGCTGTTTGTCGGAACCAAAACGATGGAGTTCATTATCGAAGGACTCAATCCGAAAAAAGCCGTTATGATTATTTCTTCCAAACAGGATGAAATCGCGAAGCAAGTCATTGAGAAGATGGACCGCGGAGTAACCGTCCTGTCCGGTCATGGCTATTACACGAAAAATAAGAAAGAAATTCTATACATTGTGATTAGCAAGCAAGAAGTTTCCATGCTGAAGAAGATTGTACGAGCAGAAGACGAGATTGCTTTTATCACCATTCATGATGTGCGTGATGTATTCGGTGAGGGATTCATTGAACTCTCCAAAACTTGA
- a CDS encoding sensor histidine kinase, with protein sequence MQKWMQIFYKNTGLNPYVWLVFFILPFYYISQYSKLWTMVTGIVIILVFFVCYLLAFITKGWQVYMWIGLLIAISITMTIAYDYAYFSLFLAFFIGNIKNKAGFFTLYSVNLGASFLTINYGFINQSSLLVSQFPFVFISLMASILLPISTYNKNKTEQLEGQLENANKRLDDLVKMEERQRIARDLHDTLGQKLSLIGLKTDLAKRLLRSNPDQAEIELNDLRQTASTALKEVREMVTTMRGTQLVDELFRAEQILKAASIEFALEGNPKLQDTSQLNENVLGMCLKEAVTNVVKHSQATTCTIIIEETPADNVLTVQDNGVGIERTRKQERRGTGILGMKERLEFVNGCLDIRSNTNIEGTAIIIHVPKLVRKPIKEAES encoded by the coding sequence ATTCAAAAGTGGATGCAGATTTTTTATAAAAATACAGGGTTGAACCCTTATGTATGGCTTGTCTTTTTCATCCTGCCCTTCTATTACATTTCACAATATTCCAAATTATGGACAATGGTAACTGGCATTGTAATCATTCTCGTCTTTTTCGTCTGTTATTTGCTCGCCTTCATCACCAAGGGTTGGCAAGTGTACATGTGGATTGGACTGCTCATTGCGATATCCATTACGATGACGATCGCCTATGATTATGCCTATTTCTCATTGTTTCTTGCTTTTTTTATTGGCAATATTAAAAATAAAGCCGGTTTCTTCACCCTCTATTCGGTGAATTTGGGAGCCAGCTTCCTAACCATTAATTATGGTTTTATCAATCAGAGTTCATTGCTCGTGAGTCAGTTCCCGTTTGTATTCATCAGCTTAATGGCGTCCATCCTGCTTCCAATCAGTACGTATAATAAAAATAAGACTGAGCAATTGGAAGGCCAATTGGAGAATGCCAACAAACGACTCGATGATCTCGTAAAAATGGAAGAACGTCAACGTATTGCTCGTGACCTGCACGATACGCTTGGACAGAAACTCTCTCTAATCGGGCTCAAAACCGATCTCGCAAAGCGGCTGCTCCGCAGTAATCCCGATCAAGCCGAGATCGAATTGAACGACCTCAGACAAACGGCAAGCACAGCTCTGAAGGAAGTACGCGAAATGGTAACGACCATGCGTGGTACGCAATTGGTCGATGAACTGTTCCGGGCGGAGCAGATTCTGAAGGCCGCTTCGATTGAATTTGCGCTGGAAGGCAATCCTAAGCTGCAAGACACGTCACAATTGAATGAAAATGTGCTCGGCATGTGTTTGAAAGAAGCCGTCACCAATGTCGTTAAACACAGTCAGGCAACAACATGTACCATCATAATTGAAGAGACACCCGCCGATAATGTCCTAACTGTACAGGATAATGGCGTTGGGATAGAACGAACTCGTAAACAAGAACGACGTGGAACGGGAATCTTGGGAATGAAAGAACGACTTGAATTCGTCAATGGTTGTCTGGATATTCGATCTAATACAAACATCGAGGGTACAGCCATCATTATTCATGTTCCCAAGCTCGTCCGCAAACCGATAAAGGAGGCAGAATCATGA